Part of the Peromyscus leucopus breed LL Stock chromosome 6, UCI_PerLeu_2.1, whole genome shotgun sequence genome, TTATTGCagcttgttttgtcctatttgacTTGGAGGGCTGacgttttctgaagggaaatagagaggGAATGGATCTTAAGAAGGGAGCTGGAGGGAACTGGGAAGACTGAGGgcagggaaactgtggttgggatgtactgtatgagagaaaaaattacttccaattaaaaaaagaatgtctttcaatgaaaacaaagtcttgaaattaaaaaaaaaaagaaaagaaaagaaagtaaccaTGCTTccaacatttttatttagaataaGCAGGGACTGATTGATATAATGATAATgacttttcccctttatttttttcagttcctaTAAACCATTCTTCTATAGTATTATATTTACACTTAGAGCATTGAAATAACAAGCCATGGCTCCTTTGAGAGGTTAAATACATTATAGTCAACATGATGCTCATTCACTCAGAACATGTGACATTCATTTCATGGATTTACTTTGTCTTATATacctctctttgttttcttctgagtttGTGTATTGGATTCATTGACTTTGTTCAACCAACATGTTTATGTTCCTATAATTTCAGCATGTGGCAAATTGATGAAAATCACAGGCCCCATCACAGTCAAGACATCTGGAACTCGATTTGGTGCTTGGATGACGGATCCCTTAGCATCTGAAAAACATAACAGAGTATGTTGCTTCTATAAATGCTTTTGCATATAATTCGGTTTCTCTTATACTATTTTCTCCCAGGCTATTCTTTTTCATCATGATATGGGCTCTGATGTAAGGAGTATTATTTCTGATATTTTCCAATTACAACTGCTGATATATATAATGTGTGGAGCAAACCTATTTTAGTAATATGTTTCTCTTACAATTCTTCAGTGTAGTCTAGTCTAATTGTCAGTGAATTTAGTCTTGGTTTGTGCTTGAAATGTATGAATCATACGCATATAAAATTCCCTGATTATTCTATAAGAAATATgatctttatattaaaaaaaacctaagcaCTGAGTAGTGAACCAATTTTTTATGTAAATCAGTATATTGCTAGagataattataaaagaaatacaactGAAACTAGTGAGCATGTTTTTACATGTTGACAATATCTGTATTATACAATTAAATATAGTAGTAACTTTACTATAGTCCTGCTTATTAATGAACTCATTATGAATTAAGATTCTTAATAGTCCTATCcaaattatatttgttattaaattaATGCAATAGTTTCACTACAACCTACAAGATAATACATTGAATAACAGTTCCTAGAAGGTTCTGTGGTAACTACAAAGTAACCATAGGTttatcatgtaaaataaaatagatatatatttttagagCAAAGTGCAGGATTAAGATAAAGTCTTTCCGTTGTCTTTGATTATATAGCTAAATCAGGAGATGTGCTTTGGAATAACATGCGATGGTTTTAGTCAGCAATAGGCATTAACTagccagaaataaaaaagaaaaagcaaattaatttGAAGGTAGTAAATTCAGCTGTTTCTTTTCCATACAACTATTCTTTTCTGAaagataatatgtgtgtgtgtgtgtttgcatgttcaCATATATAGAGAGGTCTGAGCACTGCAGTGATTCTTCATTCCCACCACTCAGGTCTGGGGCATGGAACTCTGCTTGTTAGTCTTGACAGCGCCTTTACCTACAGAGCCATTTTGCTGACCCTCCATACCGTGTCTTTACAAGGGCTGGCAGTGGTATCGCATTTCAATGGGTTAGAACTAAGAACATTTGGCATCAAAAATTTGAAACGTTGACTGTTACTGTCTTTATTTTGGAATTGTTGTAAAAGTCCAGAATGTAATCACtccatttgtttctcttgtttttttccccttattttcaGGTCTGGTATATGGACAGTTACACTAACAACAAAATAGTCCGTGAATACAAGTCCATTGCAGACTTTGTCAGTGGAGCTGAATCAAGAACATACAATCTCCCTTTCAAGTGGGCAGGAACTAACCATGTTGTCTACAATGGCTCACTCTATTTTAACAAGTATCAGAGTAATATCATCATCAAGTACAGCTTTGATTTAGGGAGAGTGCTAGCCCAAAGAAGCCTGGAGTATGCTGGCTTTCACAATGTATATCCCTACACATGGGGTGGATTCTCTGACATCGACCTAATGGCTGATGAAATTGGGCTCTGGGCTGTGTATGCAACTAACCAAAATGCAGGCAATATTGTCATCAGCCAGCTTAATCAAGATACCTTGGAGGTGATGAAGAGCTGGAGCACCGGCTATCCCAAGAGAAGTGCAGGGGAATCCTTCATGATCTGTGGGACTCTGTATGTCACAAACTCCCACTTAACTGGAGCCAAAGTGTATTATTCCTATTCCACAAAAACTTCCACATATGAGTACACGGACATCCCCTTCCATAACCAATACTTTCATATATCCATGCTTGACTACAATGCAAGAGATAGAGCTCTTTATGCCTGGAACAATGGCCACCAGGTCCTGTTCAATGTCACCCTGTTCCACATCATTAAGACTGAAGATGACACATAGGCAAAGGTCATTTGTTTTTATCTATCTTCACTCTCATTTATGATAAACTCTATAGgaatctgtgtttatttttttctccttgattgACTTGTCATCGTTTCTCCAAAGTGaagtattttattgtatatttggagttttaaaaagtatttgtctAAATTAATGTGTTGGAAACACATGTTAACTGCTAAATTTACAGGGCCCATCCTGCCTTGTCATGCAAAGCACTAAAAAGAGTTTAAGTGGCTAGAGTCTTAGTTTTGCAAAAGATTAATGATCTGCCTTGTATTAGAACCAGACTAATGGTGGCTTAAATGCATGAATGTCTTCTTTTTTGAACTGTCATTTTTTACTGTCTCTTGCTCtacattaagaaatattttcataggAATTAAGGTAAAAGAAAAGCACTTTCTCCCATTTATTTCTACAAAAAGatgtaaagattttatttatatggaaaaTACTATCAATCATGTTGCTGTTACCACATTCTCTGATGCGGTGCTGTGAAGTCATTTCGAAATCTCTTGCTGACATTTTCTTGGcaatatgtatttttatcattgtaACCACCATCATACAATTGTATTTCTTCACTTCTGTGACAGTCGTATTTTTTATAAAGTGCACTAAAATTTAATCTCAGTAATTGTTCAAGACAATTTGCAACTGTGGTCAAGAAAGATCTTCTTGGCTTACCCCTTCACATAAGCactataaacttaaaaaaaaaaatcaaaccagggATCCTATACAGTATCTTTGTTTTATCCTAAATTCATTCTACCATTGGCTCTGAATTTGAACACCAATTCAATGTAGTAAtactctgtttcctggaacaATCCCACATAATTGTTCATAAAATATGTAGCTGTGTTACAAAGTCTATATTTGATTCTATTCATTTATCATATTAGTGTTATTATGTCACATACATATTAGTATTTTAACCTATTTTACATGTAACTTTCAATAATGCCATTTCTTATATAATATGAAGCACATGAAGagtattaaggaaagaaaaaatgtgtattttttttctatattaaaattaTGAACCATAAAGAGTTAATGGCAGGCttgtacaaaagaaaatgatgaaaagaatTGGGAGTTGTCTTAGTTTCAAATGTATTAATAACCAATTCAGAAATTGAAATAAGAAGGCAATCTCCAGATACCTTGCATAACAGTGGGTTCAAAATTAaggaatataaaaaacaaaactttgataTTTATGTTACTAACTCTACAGAACCTAAAATCAAATATTGAACATGCCAATGAGTTTAGAAGTACTTTCCATATGCTAAAAAGATTTCTCCAGGGCAGctttattaaaattaatgaggttgtattttagatttttaaatatatatactaaaataaataatatataactgAAAGTATAAATTTTTGtgtcatacatatataataccatttttaaaataagcatatgataatgcagacaaagcactctataaaaagatattaatatttagagtaattcattttaaattctgCAAGTGAAGAGTTATTCTCAAATATCCCATCAAAATTGGAGAATCTAATTACTTACTCTTGAAACTCAAGGTTGAATAAGTAGTTACTTTTTGTTAACAAAACATAAGTATGATCTCATGGGCAccctgtgttttttttaatactagtgaCTTCTCttcccaaacattttttttaagttcccatCTACAAATAAGAGTTGGAAAATTTAGGAGATTCATTTGTCATACTACACATATCACAAAAATAAGCAGTTCATACTTTATATAGCAATTtgtataagattaaaaaaatcatgtcagtTTTAGAAATGAATCAATTTTTAGGTAGACAGACTAATAGGAAACATTCTTTTCATGTTATGTGGtatcacaaacatttaaaatatggatGATCATGGCTTATTTGTGAGGCGCGCATCTTGTACAGAGCCTTGTTGTTTTCTGTGTACGATGTCATCATCTATCCAATATATAGTGTATGTGCTGCTAGAGTAAGCTAAGATTTTATTGTTACTAGAAGTGGGGTAACATGAGCTTAAAATATGACTTGCATTAAATATTTACAGTTTATGAGCATTTCCTTAATAAATTATGTTCAGTTTTGTGCCTGAAATAAATAAGAACTTAATCactgtttcctttttaatctccagcaaataaagtaattttatgagGAAAATAATCGATATTTTAAAATCATCCATAGAATGAATCCAAGCAGTGCAGAAATATAAAGTCAGAAAATCTTCATCTAAAGTGAACAATGAAACTGGTATTTTCTAAATTAACCAATCATTAAAGTACTCAGTGTTATTCAAATAATATGTCTGTGTTTGGGTTGTGTTGATGTGTTATTTGTGTTTGTGAACCTTGAATCACAAGGCTTATTACTTGCATCTAAATTTATCTCTACAGGTTCAGATAATGATAATCCTCCATTGCATTAACAATgttagaaataaaagagaaatagcaGATACAGTCTATGCAGAAAAAAATGGGTGATTAGTCATGCTTTATTACCAATCCTGTAGCCCTGGTTACCATCTCCATTgtggtttcatttctttataattgtAAGCACTCTTGGTGATGAAAacttaagaaaatattaacttCCTATTGGTGTTTActtgtaattaaagaaaaaacatacaACTATATCCTCAGATTTGAAAATCACTGCCAAATTTCTGAGAACTTTTCCAATCAGAGTGATGACTCCtgaaatataatcatataaaattatgaatgtcttcctatcaaaataaaaagttttcacCTAGTAAGATGAGTTTTACATGTACGAGTTCTGAAGTTTGAATATCctaaaagaaaagattttgatTTTAAAGCAGCTCTCAGATCAACAACTGCTTGCTTTGGGAATGTTATATAAGAATACATtttggagaaaaacagaaagtataCCTTCAAGTTAGAGCAATTATAAAAAATACAACCATTGCAGAGTTTCAAAAGACCAAGTCTCACAGAAATAGAATAGTTTAAAGAGCACAGTCAAAAATTGCATCTTGCTAACTTAAAGAAGTATAATACCATATTCCTTATCACACCTACAAATAAGTTTCTGTGGCATTATCAAGCAACATTTGATGTTAAAGTCATCTTCTCCATCATCTCAGACATGGACCATAAGAAAGGCTATATAGTAAAGCAGTCTACCTAGTACTACAAGTGGGGCACTTGAATTAAGCAAAGATTCTATGAACCTCAATTACTGACCTCTTACAGATAGAAATGTAACTTCTAAAACACCCAGATTTGCCCAACATCATGCAGTTCAGTAAACTATATCTTTACTGAAATCAAGGTCCTggaatgtttccattttctaaaattaacatAATGTATCATAAATCTTAATAGCTTGTTATTAAGGTGGTCTACAAAGAATATCTGGGATTGAATAAAATCTGACCTTTTCAATGGTTATAGTAGAAAAGTAGAATGGAAATATAAATATCTAGAGGAGAGCCAGCtcaacagctcagcagttaagagcactta contains:
- the Olfm3 gene encoding noelin-3 isoform X1, with amino-acid sequence MSAPLLKLGAVLSTMAMISNWMSQTLPSLVGLNTTRLSAPDTLTQISPKEGWQVYSSAQDPDGRCICTVVAPEQNLCSRDAKSRQLRQLLEKVQNMSQSIEVLNLRTQRDFQYVLKMETQMKGLKAKFRQIEDDRKTLMTKHFQELKEKMDELLPLIPVLEQYKTDAKLITQFKEEIRNLSSVLTGIQEEIGAYDYEELHQRVLSLETRLRDCMKKLTCGKLMKITGPITVKTSGTRFGAWMTDPLASEKHNRVWYMDSYTNNKIVREYKSIADFVSGAESRTYNLPFKWAGTNHVVYNGSLYFNKYQSNIIIKYSFDLGRVLAQRSLEYAGFHNVYPYTWGGFSDIDLMADEIGLWAVYATNQNAGNIVISQLNQDTLEVMKSWSTGYPKRSAGESFMICGTLYVTNSHLTGAKVYYSYSTKTSTYEYTDIPFHNQYFHISMLDYNARDRALYAWNNGHQVLFNVTLFHIIKTEDDT
- the Olfm3 gene encoding noelin-3 isoform X2, with product MQARSSLLNLLLLSLLAGLDPSKTQISPKEGWQVYSSAQDPDGRCICTVVAPEQNLCSRDAKSRQLRQLLEKVQNMSQSIEVLNLRTQRDFQYVLKMETQMKGLKAKFRQIEDDRKTLMTKHFQELKEKMDELLPLIPVLEQYKTDAKLITQFKEEIRNLSSVLTGIQEEIGAYDYEELHQRVLSLETRLRDCMKKLTCGKLMKITGPITVKTSGTRFGAWMTDPLASEKHNRVWYMDSYTNNKIVREYKSIADFVSGAESRTYNLPFKWAGTNHVVYNGSLYFNKYQSNIIIKYSFDLGRVLAQRSLEYAGFHNVYPYTWGGFSDIDLMADEIGLWAVYATNQNAGNIVISQLNQDTLEVMKSWSTGYPKRSAGESFMICGTLYVTNSHLTGAKVYYSYSTKTSTYEYTDIPFHNQYFHISMLDYNARDRALYAWNNGHQVLFNVTLFHIIKTEDDT